A window from Clupea harengus chromosome 14, Ch_v2.0.2, whole genome shotgun sequence encodes these proteins:
- the degs2 gene encoding sphingolipid delta(4)-desaturase/C4-monooxygenase DES2: protein MGKATGRWDFEWVYNEQPHTLRRKEILAKYPEIKSLMGHDPQLKWVVSGMVLTQLLACYMVHDLPWKWLFFWAYAFGGCINHSLTLAIHDISHNVAFGNKQARLNRWFAMFANLPIGLPYSASFKKYHIDHHRYLGGDGLDVDIPTDLEGWFFSTPLRKVVWLFLQPLFYALRPLVVNPKPLTQLEILNGVVQLVVDVLIYYLWGLKPIIYLIAGSLLCMGLHPISGHFIAEHYMFLKGHETYSYYGPLNSITFNVGYHMEHHDFPSIPGSRLPLVKKIAAEFYDPLPQHTSWARVLWDFVFDDSIGPYARIKRQYKLVKQE from the exons ctaaATACCCAGAGATTAAGTCCCTGATGGGCCATGATCCACAGCTGAAATGGGTGGTATCAGGGATGGTCCTCACTCAGCTACTGGCCTGTTACATGGTGCATGACCTCCCCTGGAAATGGCTGTTTTTCTGGGCCTATGCCTTTGGCGGCTGCATCAACCACTCGCTCACGCTGGCCATCCACGACATCTCTCACAACGTGGCCTTTGGCAACAAGCAGGCGCGCTTGAACCGTTGGTTTGCCATGTTTGCCAACCTCCCCATTGGCCTGCCCTATTCCGCCTCTTTCAAGAAGTACCACATCGACCACCACCGCTACCTGGGCGGGGACGGCCTGGACGTAGACATCCCTACGGACCTGGAGGGCTGGTTCTTCAGCACGCCTCTGCGGAAGGTGGTCTGGCTCTTCCTCCAGCCTTTATTCTACGCACTGCGCCCTCTGGTGGTAAACCCCAAGCCACTGACCCAGCTGGAGATACTGAATGGTGTTGTCCAGCTTGTGGTGGATGTCCTTATCTACTACCTCTGGGGGCTGAAGCCTATCATTTACCTGATCGCAGGCTCCCTCCTGTGCATGGGCCTGCACCCCATCTCGGGACACTTTATCGCTGAGCACTACATGTTCCTGAAGGGCCACGAGACATACTCCTACTACGGCCCCCTCAACTCGATCACCTTCAACGTGGGCTACCACATGGAGCACCATGACTTCCCCAGCATCCCCGGCAGTAGACTACCACTG GTAAAGAAGATTGCAGCGGAGTTCTACGACCCCCTACCCCAGCATACGTCCTGGGCACGCGTGCTGTGGGACTTTGTGTTCGACGACAGCATCGGCCCCTACGCTAGAATCAAGCGCCAATACAAGCTAGTCAAACAGGAATGA